The proteins below come from a single Gossypium raimondii isolate GPD5lz chromosome 2, ASM2569854v1, whole genome shotgun sequence genomic window:
- the LOC105787751 gene encoding protein ecdysoneless homolog isoform X1 — MATPPPFMNSNNLNPLTQGSSRLPEDTVIYSIYPDNPLSQDSLQSLHLQILNAVSPFTTSYIWQHEPFTLSIAFHPFPHLKGHLRFGDNLNDEWFTVFLLFRISVAFPSVSIQVHDSDGDFLLIEAAYHLPRWLNPENSQNRSFIRRGKLHIIPQSALPNPTLTESLNFLIENEQAAVAPDSMQSVIQNRIAGYPEKAKLNTHSVRVRVPVSVARVFKHAPSLISLAVEGFYDRDMDSMKHAAKMERFLKGGKGGEEEMVTVAVKMSRAMYAQLMQQRFQAPKCYPMPPKKGDLEAELGMKIACGFEMMYQEKKKEGEEGKGSGWKKYKESLEKSGYFKGLIPGSNEYKRLMENAEEYYKNSSLFSKTREMLNAPVRQIDEILSLPYSADEFKNEDAPPSDDDSWLYSGEDELNSALQDRQKEMELYELKRKKKKSKEQKDTGASSSLKGEDFDLSELVKTMQGFIHKMSSYEGAEVPNDRDPKEVELDVERFMKDVESVMKYQGDENVTRDMDDDGGSSDMDFAADESEDGSDMSDHEDGEDSFMHSYSDVMNNELKSTTLKKSFVNANEQTSVKNEGTSNATEDMDEEFSPVDVDVNLVKNLLDSFSCQQGLPGPTSNLLGLMGVNLPKDDNKGK, encoded by the exons ATGGCGACTCCGCCACCATTCATGAACTCAAACAACCTCAATCCCTTAACTCAAGGCTCCTCTCGCCTCCCGGAGGACACTGTGATCTACTCCATATACCCAGACAATCCCCTTTCCCAAGACTCCCTTCAATCGCTCCACCTCCAAATCCTCAACGCCGTTTCCCCTTTCACTACCTCTTACATTTGGCAGCACGAGCCTTTCACCCTCTCCATTGCCTTCCACCCTTTCCCTCACCTCAAAGGTCACCTCCGTTTCGGTGACAATTTAAACGACGAATGGTTCACTGTTTTCCTCCTCTTTCGAATCTCCGTCGCTTTCCCCTCTGTTTCCATCCAAGTTCACGATTCTGATGGCGATTTTCTTTTGATTGAAGCGGCTTACCATCTCCCTCGTTGGCTAAACCCCGAGAACTCTCAAAATCGCTCGTTTATCCGACGCGGGAAGCTCCATATCATCCCCCAAAGCGCCCTTCCTAACCCGACTCTAACCGAATCCCTAAATTTCTTAATAGAAAATGAACAAGCAGCGGTGGCGCCGGATTCCATGCAATCCGTCATCCAGAATAGAATCGCTGGTTATCCGGAGAAGGCGAAACTGAATACCCATTCCGTGAGAGTTCGGGTCCCGGTTTCGGTAGCACGAGTGTTTAAACACGCTCCGTCTTTGATTTCGTTAGCGGTGGAAGGGTTCTACGACCGGGACATGGATTCGATGAAACACGCGGCGAAGATGGAACGGTTTTTGAAGGGAGGGAAAGGAGGAGAAGAGGAGATGGTTACAGTGGCAGTTAAGATGTCGAGGGCAATGTACGCGCAGCTGATGCAGCAGAGGTTTCAGGCGCCGAAGTGTTATCCTATGCCGCCGAAGAAGGGTGACTTGGAGGCGGAGCTGGGGATGAAGATAGCTTGTGGGTTTGAGATGATgtatcaagaaaagaagaaagaaggggAAGAAGGGAAAGGGAGTGGCTGGAAAAAGTACAAAGAGAGTTTGGAGAAGAGCGGGTATTTCAAGGGCTTGATTCCTGGGTCTAATGAGTATAAAAGGTTAATGGAGAATGCTGAAGAGTATTACAAGAACAGTTCTTTGTTTTCCAAGACCCG TGAAATGTTGAATGCTCCTGTGAGACAAATAGATGAGATTCTTTCATTACCATATTCAGCTGATGAATTTAAGAACGAGGATGCTCCACCTTCAGATGACGATTCTTGGCTTTACAGTGGAGAAGATGAGTTGAACTCTGCTCTACAGGATAGACAAAAGGAGATGGAACTTTACGAGCTTAAACGTAAAAAGAAGAAGTCGAAAGAGCAAAAGGATACTGGTGCGTCATCCAGCTTGAAAGGCGAAGATTTTGATCTTAGTGAGCTTGTGAAAACCATGCAAGGCTTTATCCATAAGATGTCAAGCTATGAGGGAGCTGAGGTTCCTAATGACAG GGATCCTAAAGAGGTGGAACTTGATGTGGAGCGCTTTATGAAGGATGTGGAGTCGGTGATGAAATACCAAGGTGATGAAAATGTGACTCGTGATATGGATGATGACGGAGGTTCTTCGGACATGGATTTTG cTGCAGATGAGTCTGAGGATGGAAGTGACATGTCCGATCATGAGGATGGAGAGGATTCGTTCATGCATTCTTATTCCGATGTTATGAACAATGAACTGAAGAGTACTACCCTCAAGAAGAGCTTCGTTAATGCAAACGAGCAGACCTCCGTTAAAAACGAG GGAACATCGAATGCAACAGAAGATATGGATGAAGAGTTTAGTCCAGTGGATGTGGATGTCAACCTTGTTAAAAACCTTCTTGACTCCTTTTCTTGTCAACAAGGACTTCCTGGTCCAACTTCCAATTTGCTTGGGCTGATGGGTGTTAATCTTCCTAAGGATGACAATAAGGGCAAATGA
- the LOC105787751 gene encoding protein ecdysoneless homolog isoform X2, producing MATPPPFMNSNNLNPLTQGSSRLPEDTVIYSIYPDNPLSQDSLQSLHLQILNAVSPFTTSYIWQHEPFTLSIAFHPFPHLKGHLRFGDNLNDEWFTVFLLFRISVAFPSVSIQVHDSDGDFLLIEAAYHLPRWLNPENSQNRSFIRRGKLHIIPQSALPNPTLTESLNFLIENEQAAVAPDSMQSVIQNRIAGYPEKAKLNTHSVRVRVPVSVARVFKHAPSLISLAVEGFYDRDMDSMKHAAKMERFLKGGKGGEEEMVTVAVKMSRAMYAQLMQQRFQAPKCYPMPPKKGDLEAELGMKIACGFEMMYQEKKKEGEEGKGSGWKKYKESLEKSGYFKGLIPGSNEYKRLMENAEEYYKNSSLFSKTREMLNAPVRQIDEILSLPYSADEFKNEDAPPSDDDSWLYSGEDELNSALQDRQKEMELYELKRKKKKSKEQKDTGASSSLKGEDFDLSELVKTMQGFIHKMSSYEGAEVPNDRDPKEVELDVERFMKDVESVMKYQGDENVTRDMDDDGGSSDMDFDESEDGSDMSDHEDGEDSFMHSYSDVMNNELKSTTLKKSFVNANEQTSVKNEGTSNATEDMDEEFSPVDVDVNLVKNLLDSFSCQQGLPGPTSNLLGLMGVNLPKDDNKGK from the exons ATGGCGACTCCGCCACCATTCATGAACTCAAACAACCTCAATCCCTTAACTCAAGGCTCCTCTCGCCTCCCGGAGGACACTGTGATCTACTCCATATACCCAGACAATCCCCTTTCCCAAGACTCCCTTCAATCGCTCCACCTCCAAATCCTCAACGCCGTTTCCCCTTTCACTACCTCTTACATTTGGCAGCACGAGCCTTTCACCCTCTCCATTGCCTTCCACCCTTTCCCTCACCTCAAAGGTCACCTCCGTTTCGGTGACAATTTAAACGACGAATGGTTCACTGTTTTCCTCCTCTTTCGAATCTCCGTCGCTTTCCCCTCTGTTTCCATCCAAGTTCACGATTCTGATGGCGATTTTCTTTTGATTGAAGCGGCTTACCATCTCCCTCGTTGGCTAAACCCCGAGAACTCTCAAAATCGCTCGTTTATCCGACGCGGGAAGCTCCATATCATCCCCCAAAGCGCCCTTCCTAACCCGACTCTAACCGAATCCCTAAATTTCTTAATAGAAAATGAACAAGCAGCGGTGGCGCCGGATTCCATGCAATCCGTCATCCAGAATAGAATCGCTGGTTATCCGGAGAAGGCGAAACTGAATACCCATTCCGTGAGAGTTCGGGTCCCGGTTTCGGTAGCACGAGTGTTTAAACACGCTCCGTCTTTGATTTCGTTAGCGGTGGAAGGGTTCTACGACCGGGACATGGATTCGATGAAACACGCGGCGAAGATGGAACGGTTTTTGAAGGGAGGGAAAGGAGGAGAAGAGGAGATGGTTACAGTGGCAGTTAAGATGTCGAGGGCAATGTACGCGCAGCTGATGCAGCAGAGGTTTCAGGCGCCGAAGTGTTATCCTATGCCGCCGAAGAAGGGTGACTTGGAGGCGGAGCTGGGGATGAAGATAGCTTGTGGGTTTGAGATGATgtatcaagaaaagaagaaagaaggggAAGAAGGGAAAGGGAGTGGCTGGAAAAAGTACAAAGAGAGTTTGGAGAAGAGCGGGTATTTCAAGGGCTTGATTCCTGGGTCTAATGAGTATAAAAGGTTAATGGAGAATGCTGAAGAGTATTACAAGAACAGTTCTTTGTTTTCCAAGACCCG TGAAATGTTGAATGCTCCTGTGAGACAAATAGATGAGATTCTTTCATTACCATATTCAGCTGATGAATTTAAGAACGAGGATGCTCCACCTTCAGATGACGATTCTTGGCTTTACAGTGGAGAAGATGAGTTGAACTCTGCTCTACAGGATAGACAAAAGGAGATGGAACTTTACGAGCTTAAACGTAAAAAGAAGAAGTCGAAAGAGCAAAAGGATACTGGTGCGTCATCCAGCTTGAAAGGCGAAGATTTTGATCTTAGTGAGCTTGTGAAAACCATGCAAGGCTTTATCCATAAGATGTCAAGCTATGAGGGAGCTGAGGTTCCTAATGACAG GGATCCTAAAGAGGTGGAACTTGATGTGGAGCGCTTTATGAAGGATGTGGAGTCGGTGATGAAATACCAAGGTGATGAAAATGTGACTCGTGATATGGATGATGACGGAGGTTCTTCGGACATGGATTTTG ATGAGTCTGAGGATGGAAGTGACATGTCCGATCATGAGGATGGAGAGGATTCGTTCATGCATTCTTATTCCGATGTTATGAACAATGAACTGAAGAGTACTACCCTCAAGAAGAGCTTCGTTAATGCAAACGAGCAGACCTCCGTTAAAAACGAG GGAACATCGAATGCAACAGAAGATATGGATGAAGAGTTTAGTCCAGTGGATGTGGATGTCAACCTTGTTAAAAACCTTCTTGACTCCTTTTCTTGTCAACAAGGACTTCCTGGTCCAACTTCCAATTTGCTTGGGCTGATGGGTGTTAATCTTCCTAAGGATGACAATAAGGGCAAATGA
- the LOC105789461 gene encoding nicotinamidase 1-like has translation MKRELPLEEDSLVLSQDVKTGLILVVVVNGFCTVGAGNLAPMKPDKQISDMVEESARLARLLCERKWPVFAFLDSHLPDIPEPSFPPHCIAGTDETRLVPALQWLENEPNATLRCKNCIVGFIGSIQEDDSNLFVDWVKNNQIKTVYTQICVLDFVSSALNRRILTPLEDVIAYSSAFATFDLPVHVARNISGALVHPQDLMHHIGLYMAKGRGARIVSEVSVAAL, from the exons ATGAAGAGAGAGCTTCCTTTGGAAGAAGACTCTTTGGTTCTTTCTCAAGATGTTAAGACTGGTCTTattcttgttgttgttgttaatgGCTTCTGCACTGTTGGAGCTGGAAATCtg GCTCCAATGAAACCTGATAAACAGATATCTGATATGGTTGAAGAATCTGCAAGGCTAGCCAGGCTATTATGTGAGAGAAAATGGCCTGTTTTTGCTTTCCTTGATTCCCATCTTCCCGATATTCCTGAGCCTTCGTTTCCTCCTCATTGCATTGCTGGAACTGATGAAACCAGATTGGTTCCTG CTCTCCAGTGGCTGGAAAATGAGCCTAATGCTACACTTAGATGCAAAAATTGCATTGTTGGTTTCATTGGTTCAATTCAGGAAGATGATTCCAATTTGTTTGTAGATTGGGTTAAGAATAATCAGATCAaaact GTATATACACAGATATGTGTACTGGATTTCGTATCTTCTGCTTTGAATCGTAGGATTCTGACCCCACTTGAGGATGTTATTGCGTACTCTAGTGCTTTTGCAACTTTCGATCTTCCGGTTCATGTGGCCAGAAATATCAGTGGTGCTTTGGTTCATCCCCAG GATCTGATGCATCACATAGGTTTATACATGGCCAAAGGTAGGGGAGCAAGGATTGTATCTGAGGTCTCAGTAGCTGCTTTATAA
- the LOC105787755 gene encoding protein NETWORKED 2D — MLQRAASNAYSWWWASHIRTKQSKWLEHNLEDMEEKVTSVLKLIEEDGDSFAKRAEMYYKKRPELIHFVEESYRAYRALAERYDHISTELQNANNTIASVFPDQVQFAVDDEDEYESLSFLNKATENSKGSIPMVPKLPVKDLKSLTTSATKDMQRKKSMKAITNAVAKSGLTKTEGIEEIDRLCKRILAMQTEKEFAKSSYESGLAKYWEIDNEIKQMQEKICSLEDEFGVGRVIEDDEARNVMAATALKSCEETLVQLQEKQERSVVEAGVEQKRIKDAREKLVALNNEFGSEKPSAREDKACDSTKKREDMESLLEKLKEKFEVGIGDSLSVPDMEAKIDELVNKVMNLETAVSSQSALIQRLSAETDELQAQIRALEVDKWTLIDGRNHLMNKLKEMEEKLHRIQDLNWTVEDRNNDLRTHFIEAHCNINHLSGRLCNVKPDEIESSKVNAGKEIEVADASADVKSELGSEEKESRNLYASDGCGIRSAKTEMVAVGSVQKEDSLAFTNEGGVSRGITENKVDSKKSEDRITENKVDSRASSMLVDTHSIAESEGHKREPEGEPDWKQLFMKGMENSTMLRNHKDTKQQLVEVETNNQNSLLEITLQLKELKSSNATKDEEIQSLRQELSLCRTGPNDNNNTDQYAEPRPSSDMPIVTETSLNSPSRKEQNEDIGVMLSDQPQPISEIEENFRINIDELLNENLEFWYRFSTVFQELPKFNTGVKDLQAEISKLDERQKQDGNSTRNSLLISDVRPLYKHLGEVQTELNSWVERSLLLKDELKSRFSSLCDIEEEITQALKASAADDEIRFTSYQAAKFQGEILNMKQENNKVGKELEAGLDNARTLQLEIERTLEILIDDWELSRSKANRSGQLPHSESRSRIPLRSFIFGVKPKKQKTSIFSCVHPAMYWKYKFGM, encoded by the exons ATGTTGCAGAGAGCTGCTAGCAATGCATATTCATGGTGGTGGGCTAGCCATATCAGAACAAAGCAGTCAAAATGGTTGGAACATAATCTTGAag ATATGGAGGAGAAGGTGACATCAGTGCTTAAACTCATTGAAGAAGATGGAGATTCATTTGCTAAAAGAGCTGAAATGTACTACAAAAAGAGGCCAGAATTGATTCATTTTGTCGAAGAATCGTACAGGGCTTACCGTGCCTTAGCTGAACGATACGATCACATATCGACTGAGCTGCAAAATGCCAACAACACCATCGCTTCCGTTTTTCCGGATCAAGTCCAGTTTGCTGTGGACGATGAAGACGAATATGAGTCCCTGAGTTTCTTGAACAAGGCTACGGAGAACTCGAAAGGCAGTATCCCCATGGTTCCGAAGCTACCTGTTAAAGATTTGAAGAGCTTAACAACATCAGCTACTAAGGATATGCAGCGTAAGAAATCAATGAAGGCTATTACCAATGCAGTTGCTAAATCTGGGTTGACGAAGACCGAGGGGATCGAAGAGATCGATAGGCTCTGTAAACGAATCCTGGCAATGCAAACCGAAAAAGAGTTTGCAAAGAGTAGTTACGAAAGTGGATTGGCCAAGTACTGGGAAATAGATAATGAGATCAAACAAATGCAAGAAAAAATATGTAGCTTGGAAGACGAATTCGGTGTAGGTAGGGTCATCGAAGACGATGAGGCTCGAAATGTGATGGCTGCAACGGCTTTAAAATCGTGCGAAGAAACGTTGGTTCAACTGCAGGAGAAACAAGAGAGATCAGTCGTGGAAGCCGGAGTGGAGCAGAAAAGGATCAAGGATGCCAGGGAGAAGTTGGTCGCTTTAAATAACGAGTTCGGCTCGGAAAAGCCATCGGCCAGGGAAGATAAAGCGTGTGACAGTACCAAAAAGAGAGAGGACATGGAGTCCTTACTGGAGAAGCTGAAGGAGAAGTTTGAAGTTGGCATCGGTGATTCATTGAGTGTACCAGACATGGAGGCCAAGATTGATGAACTTGTGAACAAGGTGATGAACTTAGAAACGGCAGTCTCCTCGCAATCGGCTCTTATCCAGAGACTTAGTGCAGAGACCGATGAGCTTCAAGCCCAGATTCGAGCTTTGGAAGTTGATAAATGGACATTAATTGATGGAAGAAATCATTTGATGAACAAGTTAAAGGAAATGGAGGAGAAGTTGCATCGGATTCAGGACTTGAACTGGACTGTTGAAGATCGAAACAATGATCTCCGAACTCATTTTATCGAAGCACATTGTAATATCAATCACCTTTCAGGGAGACTGTGTAACGTGAAGCCAGATGAGATCGAATCGTCAAAAGTGAATGCAGGCAAGGAGATTGAGGTTGCCGATGCATCAGCCGACGTgaaatccgaattagggtctgaagaAAAGGAGAGTCGGAATCTGTATGCAAGTGATGGCTGCGGAATTCGGAGTGCGAAAACAGAGATGGTTGCTGTTGGTTCAGTACAAAAAGAAGACTCCCTTGCTTTTACAAATGAAGGTGGTGTTAGCCGTGGAATAACAGAGAACAAAGTTGATTCGAAGAAATCCGAAGACCGAATAACAGAGAACAAAGTTGATTCGCGAGCTTCTTCGATGTTAGTAGACACTCATTCCATAGCTGAATCGGAAGGACACAAAAGAGAACCCGAAGGCGAACCGGATTGGAAGCAGTTGTTCATGAAAGGTATGGAAAACAGTACAATGCTTAGGAACCACAAGGATACCAAGCAGCAGCTCGTGGAAGTAGAGACGAATAACCAGAATAGCCTGCTCGAGATAACGTTGCAGCTAAAGGAGCTGAAAAGCAGCAATGCCACAAAAGATGAAGAGATCCAATCCTTACGTCAGGAACTAAGCCTTTGTCGAACAGGTCCCAACGACAACAACAATACCGATCAATATGCGGAACCTAGACCAAGTTCTGACATGCCGATAGTGACTGAAACCTCATTGAACTCGCCATCCAGAAAGGAACAAAATGAAGACATTGGGGTGATGCTGAGCGATCAGCCTCAACCTATTTCAGAAATCGAAGAAAATTTCCGAATAAACATCGATGAACTGCTGAATGAGAACTTGGAGTTCTGGTACAGATTCAGCACTGTATTCCAAGAGTTACCTAAGTTCAATACCGGAGTGAAAGATTTACAGGCTGAGATATCGAAACTCGATGAACGACAAAAGCAGGATGGAAATAGCACCAGGAATTCTCTGCTAATATCAGATGTGCGACCATTGTACAAACACCTAGGAGAAGTTCAGACAGAACTGAACAGTTGGGTCGAGAGAAGCTTATTACTGAAAGATGAACTGAAGAGCCGGTTTTCGTCTTTGTGTGACATTGAAGAAGAGATAACACAGGCATTAAAAGCAAGTGCAGCAGACGATGAGATCAGGTTCACGAGTTACCAAGCAGCAAAGTTCCAGGGCGAGATTTTGAACATGAAACAAGAGAATAACAAAGTTGGTAAGGAACTGGAAGCCGGTTTAGATAATGCAAGAACCCTGCAGCTCGAAATCGAGAGGACCCTGGAAATTTTGATAGATGACTGGGAACTTTCAAGATCCAAGGCCAATCGAAGCGGCCAACTACCCCACTCAGAGAGTCGGAGTAGAATTCCTTTGAGATCATTTATCTTCGGTGTCAAACCGAAGAAGCAAAAGACATCCATATTTTCTTGTGTACACCCTGCAATGTATTGGAAGTATAAATTCGGGATGTAG
- the LOC105787754 gene encoding uncharacterized protein LOC105787754: protein MAVSFPGFPWWFWGNSGNKEKQLVSNGSSLNSSDWGLGLREPETVKFPTKIASTKGKPNWQGNEERRVVDKEYDLVMVPSDGVHLSGYESDGPEWSIGWEEPHGPGFHGEDDDDGFAVLVPCYRPGCKELVESPNNQLLSAIKNLPTGFSSEGSNSVQQWLSSFPNY from the exons ATGGCAGTTTCCTTCCCTGGTTTTCCATGGTGGTTTTGGGGTAATAGTGGAAATAAGGAGAAACAGCTTGTTTCAAATGGATCTTCCTTAAATTCTTCTGATTGGGGTTTAGGTTTACGAGAGCCTGAAACTGTTAAATTCCCAACAAAAATAGCCTCAACTAAAGGAAAACCAAATTGGCAAGGTAATGAAGAAAGGAGAGTGGTTGATAAAGAATATGACCTTGTGATGGTTCCATCAGATGGTGTGCATTTATCTGGATATGAATCAGATGGTCCAGAATGGTCCATTGGGTGGGAAGAACCACATGGTCCTGGTTTTCATggtgaagatgatgatgatgggttTGCTGTGTTGGTTCCATGTTATAGACCTGGTTGCaaagaacttgttgaaagcccTAATAACCAGCTCTTGAGTGCCATCAAGAACCTCCCAACTGGGTTCTCTTCTG AGGGAAGCAACTCAGTGCAGCAATGGTTATCTTCCTTCCCGAACTACTGA